In Hymenobacter sp. GOD-10R, the sequence CCGTTTCACTAAAAAGCAGATTTGCCATGGTACTTGCAAGAGGCCATTTGTTCAGTAAAACGAGGGGTTCAGCAGAAGGGGCAGGACGTAGCACGACTGAGCCGCCGTCGCACTATCTTGCCGCATGCAAAAACTTCTATTTTTTATAAGAAGTATCCTGACACTTGGTACCAGCTGGCTGCTGGTTCAGACGCCGGCCGCCCGCGCTCAATCCCCCACCACCGCGCCGGCAGATGGCGGCCGCATGGCCAACATAGCGGCGGCCTTCCCGGTGCTGGACAAGATTTACGCTGACTTTGCGGCCCAGCGCCACGTACCGGGCTTGGCCTACGGCCTCGTCGTAGACGGGCAGCTGGTGCACGCCGGGGCCGTGGGCTACACCGACGTGACCGCCCGCACCGCCGCGACGCCCCAGTCGGTCTTTCGCATCGCCAGCATGACCAAGAGCTTCGTAGCCCTGGCCGTGCTGCGCCTGCGCGACGAAGGCCGCCTGCGCCTCGACGACCCGGCCGAAAACTACCTGCCCGAGCTGAAAAAAGGGCCCCACACCTCTTCCGACACGCCGCCCTTCACCATTCGCCAGCTGCTGAGCCACAGCGCCGGCCTGCCCGAAGACAACCCCTGGGGCGACCGCCAGATGGGCCGCTCCGACGCCGAGTTGAGCGCGCTGGTCGGCCGGGGCCTGAGCGTCTCCAATGCGCCCGGCGTGGGCTTCGAGTACAGCAACCTGGGCTACGCGCTGCTGGGGCGCCTCGTCACGCGGGTGTCAGGCCAGCCGGTGCAGGCCTACATCAGCGAAAAAATTCTGCACCCGCTGGGCATGAGCCACACCACCTGGGATTACCAGCAGGTGCCCGCCGCCCGCCTGGCCCACGGCTACGGGGCGTCCACCGGCCCGGGCCCGGGCCCGGGCCCGGAAGAGCCGCTGCTGCCCCGAGGCGAGTCGTTTGCGGCCCTGGGCGGGCTGCTCACCTCAGTCGACGATTTTGCCAAGTACCTGGCGTTTCAGGCCGATGCCGCCCCACGCCTCGGCCCCGACGCCGGGCCGGTGCGCCGCAGCTCGCGGCGCGAGATGCAGCAGTCGTGGACATTCGATGCCCTCATCAGCAACCGCCGCCGGCCCAACGGCCAAGCTTGCCCCATTAGCATTTCGTACGGCTATGGCCTGAGTGTCTCGCACGATTGCGACGGGCACCGCTTCATCAGCCACAGCGGCGGGCTGCCCGGCTTCGGCTCGCATTGGCTTCTGCTGCCCGAATACGGCATCGGCGTGGTAGCCTTTGTCAACCAAACCTACACCGCGCCCAATTACGCGAACTACAGCGCCCTCGATACGCTGCTCACGCTGGCCGGGCTGCGGCCGCGCGTGGTGACCATCTCGGCCATTTTGGCGCAGCGCAAAGCCGAGCTGGCAGCCCTGCTGCCCGATTTCAACACGCTAGCCACCAACCCGCTGTTCGCCGACAACTTCTTCCTTGATGAAGCCTTGGCCACTCGGCGCAAGGCCGCCCAAGCCCTGCTGGCGCAGGCCGGTCCCATCCGTAGCGTCGGCGAATTGGAGCCGGAGAACCAGTTGCGCGGCCGCTTCCGGCTGCTGGGCGAGCGAGCCGCAGTAGAGGTTTTCTTCACCCTAAGCCCCGAAACCCCGGCACGAGTGCAGCAGCTCGAGTTGACGCTCGTGCCTACGCCCTGAATCCTTCCCCTGAGGAGGGCTGAAGAAGCATCAGCTGTGAAAACGAGAAGGAATACTTTTTGGGAGCCGAAGTAGTTTACGAAAACGGTGGTTTGAATTAGGATAAAAGCTCTTTTACATACTGCTAACCATTCTTTGAGACACGTGAACTGGCTGTAACGTTTTCTGAACGTTCTATTGGAACAGGTTATGCCCTTGCTCATGGCCATCTATACCTCCCGTTAACGCCTGGTGATAGGATAGAATAGGCATGTTGGCGTAGGGGGAAAGTACGTCGGGGAATGAAACACCGCTTAGCAGGACTAGCTACGGGTCGGTCCTGCGCGGCCGCTTTCATGCTAACACGTGGCGTCGTATTTTGCTGCTATGCTTACTCGGTCTCGCCTCTGGACGCTGCTCCCACTCACGGGCCTCCTTCTGCTGCTGGGTAGCCGCGTCGGCCAGGCCACCCCCTCAGCGTCCCCTCCCGCCGCGCTGACCCAGCGCCTGGCCACCTTTGCCCAGGTCTGGGGCTTTCTCAAGTACCATCACCCCGGCATGGCCCGCCCCCACCTGGACTGGGACAGCGTGCTGGTTCGCCAGCTCCCGCAGGTGCAGGCGGCGCGCACCCCGGCTGCCTTCCACGTGCAGGTTGCCCGGCTGCTGAGTGTGCTGGGACCGCCGCCCACCACCGCCCGGGCCGTGCCCCCGGAGCTGCTCCCCCGCAACGTGGACGTCGGCTGGCTCACGCACGATCCCCTGCTTTCTCCCGCCCTGCGCCAGCAACTCATGCAGCTCTGGCAGCAGCACGCCTTCCCCGCCGTGCATCCTACTGTGACGGAAACTGCCGCCGGCTTGCTGGAACACCACGAGCGAGCTTACCCGGACATGGTCCTGCCTGCGGAAGCCTACCGGCTGCTAACCTTGTTCCGCTACTGGAACATTATTCAGTACTACTATCCCTACAAGTACGCCATCGGCACGCCCTGGCCCTCCGTGCTGCGCACCTTTATCCCACGCTTCCAACAGGCCACTACCGCGCCGGCTTATCACCTACTGGTGCTGGAGTTGGTGGCCCAGTTGCACGACACGCATGCTTTCCTCTATGGTAGTACTGTGCTCTCGGCCCAGTTGGGCGACTACTATCCGCCTCTGGAGCTCACGCAGCTCGAGGGCCAGGTCGTGGTGGCACAGGTCTACCGTGACGCCACGCCAGCGGTGCTGCCGGTGCAAGTAGGGGACGTAGTCCTGCAAGCCAACGGCGTCGCGGTGCAGCAGATCCTGACCCGCTATCAGCCTTACGTGGCGGCCTCCACACCAGCAGCCCTCCAGCGCGATCTGCTGCGCTTTGTCTTGCGCGGGCAAGCGCAGGACTCGCTCGCCCTAACGGTGCGTACCCGCACGGGCGTGCGTACCGTGCGGCTGGCGCGCTCCTTGTCGATTCTCTCCTTGCGCTCGGCTTCGTACAAGACCTACTTCTTTGGGATGAACCCACGGGACACCACGCACCTGTGGCGGCGCTTCGGCTATCTGCACCTAGGCGGGCTGCAAGAGACTCAGCTGCCCTCCGTGCTGCCCCAGCTAGCACGCACACGCGGCCTGATCCTGGACCTGCGGGCCTACCCCAGTGCAAGTGTCGGGTCGTTGCTGGCGGCCTTGCCACCGGCTGCTGCCCCCGTGCGGCGCCTGGGCTTGCGCGCCGACTCGGTTGCCGCTATTGGGTGGGCGCGGTCGACGGTGCCCACCCTGACCTATCCGGGCTACACCCGCTGGACGCCGCTGGCAACCCTGGCACCCAGTACCCGCCGCCCAGCGTCCTATCCGGGCCAGGTGGTAGTGCTGGTGAACGAAAAGACGCAGAGTTACGGCGAGACCCTGGCCATGCTCCTGCAAGCGCGGCCGGGGGTGGTGATCGTCGGGAGCCAAACGGCCGGCGCGAACGGCAACATCGTGCCAGTGCCCTTACCCGGGGGCCTGGAGACCTACTATAGTGGCGTGGGCATGTACTACCCGGATGGCGGGGAAACGCAACGCCGGGGCATCGTGCCGAACCTGGTCGTCACGCCCACCGTAGCCGGCTTGCAAGCCGGCCGCGATGAGGTGCTCGACCGGGCCGTCGCCTATCTGCAACAGCCGTAGCGTACCCGCGCCAGGCGAGGGCTGGCTGATTGCCTAGGCGCCGAGCAGACCGTAGAGACAACCTCGAAGGGGCAGGAGAGATCTACTAAAGAAAACGTACTCATGGCTTCTATCAGGCTGCTTCGCGTTGAATTATGGGTGGTTCTGCTGCTGCTCTCCCAATCCGGGCGGGCCCAACGGCCCACGCTACCGGAGCTGCCACCGCCCCAATCCGCCACGGCGGCTCCCCAACCCGTGCGGCGGGCGCCACCCCACCGGTGGTCCGTGATCGTCGCCGCCCAAGCCCACGGGAGTCGGCACGTCTTTGCCGATCAGACGCTGGTGAGTCCGCGCCTGCTGCTGCGCCCTACCGTCGGGTTGGCGGGCCTGCTCGGGGTCCGCTATGGCCTGCGCCCCCGCCTCGGCATCGAGGCGGGCGTGAGTGTGCGCTCGGACGGCGTCTCAATTGCCTCCGTGGCGGACTACCGCGGGGGGCGCCGCTATGAGTCAGTCGAAGTCTCCACCATTTGGTTTAACAGCCCCCAGCTCCAGGTAGTGCTGGCCTACCAGGCCAAGCCTTCCCCCGCCGGGCACGCTTGGGTCTTGGAAGCGGGCGCGGATGTGATCTCGCGCCGATACATGCATCTAGGCGGGTACAGTACGGGCTTAAGTACCAATGCCGGGCAGCCCCCCGCCACGCTGACGGCCAGCCAACAACTCGTCCCAGGGTCCGTTTGGCGCTTCGGGCTGCAAGGGCGGATCGGACGGGAATGGCACGTGTCACCGGCGCAGTTTGTCGGGTTACGGTTTGTCGGGCGGATCGGCTTGCAAGAATTCAGCCGCTGGCAGTTGCGGTACACTTTTGTGGAGGACGGTATTCAACGGGGCTATCAAAACCAGATCCAGACGAAGCTGGGCTATGTCGGCCTCCAAACATGGTACCGGTTTCAGGGGTGATCCGTGCTTGCGTTCCCATAAGCAAGGGCAGAACG encodes:
- a CDS encoding serine hydrolase domain-containing protein, which translates into the protein MQKLLFFIRSILTLGTSWLLVQTPAARAQSPTTAPADGGRMANIAAAFPVLDKIYADFAAQRHVPGLAYGLVVDGQLVHAGAVGYTDVTARTAATPQSVFRIASMTKSFVALAVLRLRDEGRLRLDDPAENYLPELKKGPHTSSDTPPFTIRQLLSHSAGLPEDNPWGDRQMGRSDAELSALVGRGLSVSNAPGVGFEYSNLGYALLGRLVTRVSGQPVQAYISEKILHPLGMSHTTWDYQQVPAARLAHGYGASTGPGPGPGPEEPLLPRGESFAALGGLLTSVDDFAKYLAFQADAAPRLGPDAGPVRRSSRREMQQSWTFDALISNRRRPNGQACPISISYGYGLSVSHDCDGHRFISHSGGLPGFGSHWLLLPEYGIGVVAFVNQTYTAPNYANYSALDTLLTLAGLRPRVVTISAILAQRKAELAALLPDFNTLATNPLFADNFFLDEALATRRKAAQALLAQAGPIRSVGELEPENQLRGRFRLLGERAAVEVFFTLSPETPARVQQLELTLVPTP
- a CDS encoding S41 family peptidase; this encodes MLTRSRLWTLLPLTGLLLLLGSRVGQATPSASPPAALTQRLATFAQVWGFLKYHHPGMARPHLDWDSVLVRQLPQVQAARTPAAFHVQVARLLSVLGPPPTTARAVPPELLPRNVDVGWLTHDPLLSPALRQQLMQLWQQHAFPAVHPTVTETAAGLLEHHERAYPDMVLPAEAYRLLTLFRYWNIIQYYYPYKYAIGTPWPSVLRTFIPRFQQATTAPAYHLLVLELVAQLHDTHAFLYGSTVLSAQLGDYYPPLELTQLEGQVVVAQVYRDATPAVLPVQVGDVVLQANGVAVQQILTRYQPYVAASTPAALQRDLLRFVLRGQAQDSLALTVRTRTGVRTVRLARSLSILSLRSASYKTYFFGMNPRDTTHLWRRFGYLHLGGLQETQLPSVLPQLARTRGLILDLRAYPSASVGSLLAALPPAAAPVRRLGLRADSVAAIGWARSTVPTLTYPGYTRWTPLATLAPSTRRPASYPGQVVVLVNEKTQSYGETLAMLLQARPGVVIVGSQTAGANGNIVPVPLPGGLETYYSGVGMYYPDGGETQRRGIVPNLVVTPTVAGLQAGRDEVLDRAVAYLQQP